One Longimicrobium sp. genomic window, GTTGGACCCACCTTGACCTGGCTGAATCTAGAAAGCAGGGAGGAAGTGGACGAGCTGTATCGAGCCTGGAGCGCCAGCAACGCCAGGTTGATGTCCGCACCCGAGTCGAAGCCCTGGGGCCTGCACGAGTTCACGGCGGCAGACCTGGACGGCAATCTCTTCCGTGTCTTCTACGACTTCGCCACTCCCGAACGCGCCAGGGGTGCCTGACACCGCGATTCGCCAGGCGCCCCCCAGGTTCGTCACCCGCAACCCCTGGTGACCTCGCGCGCGTGCTCTTCCAGGCCGCCGCGCTCACCGATCTTCGAGAGCCGCTCCACGAACTCGTCGGTGGCGTGCGCGCCCTGCTGCTCCTTCAACGCGGCGTACGCGGCCAGCACACCCTCCAGCCCTCCCGCGGTGACGCGGGCCACGTCGCCGGCCTGGTCCGGGTGCTCGATGGCGTAGGCGCCGCTGGAGAGGACGAACTGCAGCAGCAGTTCCCTGTGATAGCGGCTGGTGGACCTGGAAAGCGGCTCCAGCGCGCCGTTGCACATTTTGACGGTGACGTCGGGAGAGTCGATGAGCCACGCGAGCAGTACACGCCGGGCCTCCGTCGCGTCGCTGGCGAGCGGGTTCTTCTCCAGCGCGCGGATGTCCTTCGCGACCGCCTCCAGCTGCTGGCGCGACAGGGCGCCCCGCGGGGGAGCCTGGATGCCGAGGGAGGTCGGGGACGGTGGGGTGGGCTGCTGCGCGTGCGCGCCTTCCGCGCAGGCGAGCAGCGCGGCGAGCACAAGGCAAGGGCGGAGTCGGAGCACGGGAATCTCGCGTGTGGGGGAGTGACGGGTCATCAGGACGAAAACCGCTCCGGATTGATGCGGACGCCGGGCGGCACACGTGCGGCGCGCCCGCGGATCGGCAGGCAGTGCCGCATTGTAGGCGCCTGTCGATCCGTTGGCAACGTTTTCTGGAAGAGGTAAACCTGGTGCGATGGCGCGGCAAAGGTCTGACGACGCGGCGTCCGCACACCCGCGGACGAGGGGCTGTCCGGCGGCGCGGCCGCAGGCTAGATTCTTTCGCGCCAACGCGATGCGCCCCCGCAGCCTCCCGATGGATTCCGCGACCCGCCCAGAGCGCCGCCCGGACCCGCACCGCCTGCTGCGCGCCGCCGCCGCCGTCCTGAAGGCGCTGGTGCTCGGGACGCTGTGGATCGTGCTCTCGGGGATGTTCCTGGTGATGCCCCCGGCGGCGGGCGGGGCCTGGATCGCGGCCGTCGCGGGGTTCTTCCTCTGGTTCCACGCCTCCGGGCGGGGGCCGGGCGGCCGGCGGCGGCAGGTGCTGGGCCGCGTGCGCCCGGTGCCGCGGCCCGCGCGCCGGTGGGTGGGCGCTTTCCTGCTGGCGCTGCCGCCCGCCGTGCTCGCCATGGGCGTCGCGCTGGCCGCGCTGGGGCTGATGGACGAGCCCGTCGCGGGGGCGTTCGAGGCGTACGCGCGGCGGCCGGGCGGGATCGTGGTGCTGGTGGCGTACGGCGTGGGAGTGGCGCCGCTGCTCGAGGAGTTCGTCTTCCGCGGGTGGACGCAGCGCCCGCTGGAGCGCCTCTTCGGCGCCGCGTGGGCGATCCCCGTCACCTCCCTGCTCTTCGCGCTCTTCCACTTCGAGCCGGAGGGCCTCCCCATCCGCCTGGCGGGGAGCCTGGTGATGGGCTACGCCGTCTACGCCACGCGCTCGATCTGGGCCGGCGTGGCGCTGCACGCGGCCTGGAACGGCCTGCTCTTCGCCGCCGACGCCGCCTTCCGGGACTTCGACCCGTTCGGCGCCGGTCTCGCGGTGGCGCTCCCCGCCGCGCTCGTCCTGCTGGCCTGCGCCGCGTGGATCGTCCGCGCCGCCCCGCGGCTGCGCGCGGCGGCACGCCTGTCCGGAGCGGCCGAGGCGGCGTAGGATTCGGTTGCGGGCACGGAAGCCCCGCCTTCACCCGCGGTCCGGAAGCCTCGCCCCCGGTGGAGACGACGGAGGCGCGCCCGTCCCTCTCCCCGGGTGAGGGGGAGAGGGACGGGCGGCGGGGTTCGCGAAGGAGGCCGCTCAGCTCGCGCGGCGGGCGCCGAGCTCCCCGCCGGGGTCGCGGCGGGTGCCGTACTGGGCCCGCAGCTCGGCCACCCAGCGGGGGCGGCTGCGTCCGCTCGAGTCGTAGCCGCGCGCCAAGCAGTCCAGCAGGCAGTCGTGAGCCTCGCGGCGCGGCTCGGGCGGCAGATCGTGGGTGAGCACCGACAGCGCCGCCGAGGCGTCGTGGTACGTCACCTCGCCCGTGGGCAGCGCCGCGTGCTGCAGGTACCACTTGCGCAGGCGCCGGAGCGTGGGCGAGTACGGGGCGGTGCCCATCAGGAACTTCTTCAGCCCCGTCGGGCTCATCCCGATCTCGCGCGCCACGCCGCGCAGCGAGGTGCTCTCCACGCGCGCCGCCGCCATCTCGCGCAGGTGCTGGACGGTCTGCTCGCGGGGCTCGGGGCTGGGAGTCGTCTGGTCCATTCCGGATCCCTCCATGCGGTCTGAAGCTGACCTCTTGGTTACGGATTTTCTTCGGGTATGATAATGCCGAATAAATCCCGAAGCAAGGGGTCTGACGTGGACGTAAAAGTGCACGTGGAGCACACTTACAGCCTTTTCCCGGGCCCGCCCCGCTGGCGCGGAGAGGCCTAAACACCCCTTCTGCAAACGTTTGCGGCGTGGCGGCAGAGGCGCGCAGCCGGCCGTTTCCGCCAGATTGCAACCCGAAGGCGGCGAGACGCGTCCAATCGCCGCACCGCTTTCCCGCCCCGAAGCAGCCCGAAGGCACCCCTTCCGCGA contains:
- a CDS encoding VOC family protein, encoding MKSEFPGPVPEIPVRDISTAAAYYQDNLGFSLDWGGEELGLAGISKGNCRMFLANQQFREAYGNVGPTLTWLNLESREEVDELYRAWSASNARLMSAPESKPWGLHEFTAADLDGNLFRVFYDFATPERARGA
- a CDS encoding type II CAAX endopeptidase family protein, which gives rise to MDSATRPERRPDPHRLLRAAAAVLKALVLGTLWIVLSGMFLVMPPAAGGAWIAAVAGFFLWFHASGRGPGGRRRQVLGRVRPVPRPARRWVGAFLLALPPAVLAMGVALAALGLMDEPVAGAFEAYARRPGGIVVLVAYGVGVAPLLEEFVFRGWTQRPLERLFGAAWAIPVTSLLFALFHFEPEGLPIRLAGSLVMGYAVYATRSIWAGVALHAAWNGLLFAADAAFRDFDPFGAGLAVALPAALVLLACAAWIVRAAPRLRAAARLSGAAEAA